CAGATCGTTCGCGAAGAAATGGACCGTGCGGGTGCACAAGAGTTGTTAATGCCGGCTTTGCAGCCCGCTGAGTTCTGGAAAGAATCCGGGCGTTATAGTGTTTATGGACCTGAATTAATCCGGTTAAAGGACCGTCATGATCGTGAGTTTGCATTAGGTCCTACTCACGAAGAGGTAATCACGACCCTTGTCAAAAACGAAATCAGTTCCTATCGAAGATTGCCGGTTACCTTGTATCAAATTCAAACGAAGTTTCGTGACGAACGGCGTCCACGTTTTGGGCTATTGCGCGGCAGGGAATTTCTTATGAAAGATGCATATTCGTTTGATGCAACTTGGGAAGGCCTAGACCAATCCTACTGGAACATGTATGAAGCCTACAGGCGGATTTTTGATCGTTGCAATATAAACTTCAGAGCTGTGGAAGCTGATGCTGGAGCAATTGGCGGTGAAGGCGGAACACACGAATTTATGGTACTGGCCGATATTGGGGAGGATACAATCGCCACTTGCTCCCATTGTGATTATGCGGCGAATCTGGAGAAAGCTCAGTCTGCCTCGGTAAAAATAACGAGCACCGAAGTAAAAGCTGATAAGCTTGAAAAGATCCACACGCCAGGCGTTCGCACAATCGGTCAGCTTACCAAACATCTACAAACTGAGCCGCAGGACATTATCAAAACGCTCATCTATGTGGCGGATGATAGGCCATTAGCAGTAGTGATTCGAGGCGATCATGAAGTAAATGAAATTAAACTGAAGAATTATCTGGAAGCTGAAAACATCGAACTGGCAGATGCTCAATCGTCCGCAGCATCCACCGGGGTGCCAGTTGGTTTTATAGGACCGGTTGGAATCGAAATCCCTATTCTTGTTGATACAGCCGTTGGCCAAATGCAATCTGGTATCGCTGGTGCAAACGAAACCGATTATCATTTCAGAAACGTCGTTCCAGGCAGGGATTTTACAGTTGAGCGCACAGGCGATTTTCGGAATGCTATAGAAGGTGAAGCGTGTTCGCGCTGCAGCGAGGGCGTGCTCCAATTCTTCAAGGGCATCGAAGTAGGTCATGTTTTTAAGCTCGGTACAAAATATAGTGAAACATTAGGCGCGCGCTATCTGGATGCCAGCGGAAGAGAACAAACAATGATTATGGGTTGCTACGGCATTGGCGTTTCTCGGATATTATCAGCAATCGTGGAACAAAGTCACGATGAGAGGGGGATAATTTGGGCTCCGGCAATCGCCCCCTATCATGTTCATATCATTCCAGTATCGATAAAAGATGAATCGCAGACGCGGATAGCTGAAGAGTTGTATGATCGTTTGCGAAATCACGGACTTGAAGTGCTAATCGATGACAGAGACGAACGTCCCGGTGTCAAATTTAACGACTCCGATCTCATTGGTATTCCGTTTCGGATCGTCGTCGGCAAACATGCAGAAAGCGGAAAAGTCGAATACATTGAGCGCAAGAACAACGAAAAGCAAGTTATGACAGTGGATGATGTATTTTCTCGTATTTTTGAGGAGGTAAGACTGTCCAGTTAAAACACTCTATCTATCATTATTTAGTTTCACCAAAAATTCGTTCAGTAAACGGGTA
This is a stretch of genomic DNA from Paenibacillus sp. sptzw28. It encodes these proteins:
- a CDS encoding proline--tRNA ligase, whose protein sequence is MRQSTLFLSTLRDAPSDAEVISHKLMLRAGFIRQLAAGIYTYLPLGWRVLRKIEQIVREEMDRAGAQELLMPALQPAEFWKESGRYSVYGPELIRLKDRHDREFALGPTHEEVITTLVKNEISSYRRLPVTLYQIQTKFRDERRPRFGLLRGREFLMKDAYSFDATWEGLDQSYWNMYEAYRRIFDRCNINFRAVEADAGAIGGEGGTHEFMVLADIGEDTIATCSHCDYAANLEKAQSASVKITSTEVKADKLEKIHTPGVRTIGQLTKHLQTEPQDIIKTLIYVADDRPLAVVIRGDHEVNEIKLKNYLEAENIELADAQSSAASTGVPVGFIGPVGIEIPILVDTAVGQMQSGIAGANETDYHFRNVVPGRDFTVERTGDFRNAIEGEACSRCSEGVLQFFKGIEVGHVFKLGTKYSETLGARYLDASGREQTMIMGCYGIGVSRILSAIVEQSHDERGIIWAPAIAPYHVHIIPVSIKDESQTRIAEELYDRLRNHGLEVLIDDRDERPGVKFNDSDLIGIPFRIVVGKHAESGKVEYIERKNNEKQVMTVDDVFSRIFEEVRLSS